A single region of the Eleginops maclovinus isolate JMC-PN-2008 ecotype Puerto Natales chromosome 16, JC_Emac_rtc_rv5, whole genome shotgun sequence genome encodes:
- the tex2 gene encoding LOW QUALITY PROTEIN: testis-expressed protein 2 (The sequence of the model RefSeq protein was modified relative to this genomic sequence to represent the inferred CDS: deleted 3 bases in 2 codons) has product MSSQGSSSWGSGQHADTPPPRHTPGPKLQVQRSLSRDTITIHFSALGKEEDDEEEELYGIPLEIKSELDVAGAEDQSVATALEAREELLFESAGTETSSRAAVLPVASTTLSVEPADLPPHTPSPAMTITPTSTHPHLSSTPPASSSWPSERPSAILPSLGSSSSSPCKSAAMSSSKPFLSLVRSLSNDVESRETTPAPTSAPSHARHRHLMKSFVKSLSTDTSKAEHQEGPLQQQPSQRPPPRNMQLFKQFSQPRLCSSPVVITQAGGDSKTAPSSPIMSPDGRSFFKVQEVEARIEDTKRRLSEVMSDPLQLFSKIMGDESGGGAVGSATHRAKALSSSASELSALTAVNGHTEGNNNYSIKEEEGAEEEETPTGKGPDSVFFSFPSLAPAPALTQASSSTFSRSPSLTLGRCSMSALVARQEDEDFCELYSEDFELCTDTETPDGDRPGSRQPHTGSTGLCSELDTEEEEKEEEELDTVPVTALIFLTQLVYWYIILPVPPYVCSVVHGIVAGFMLALLVLWLSSPRGSSSVTRKGRGRMENWNVAHLDIKEPGTFKGWMNEIHCYDPEMYHATLTHSVYVRLEGSVLRLSKPNRNISRRATHNEPKPDVTYISQKIYDLTDSKINLVPQSLARKRVWNKKYPICIELAKQEDFMSKTQVEKPDAGEEKLAALGEKLEGSESEQVSGLGSTEEPKKTTSAGGDLTIYLFGRTGREKEEWFRRFLLASRIKAEGKGGSLPGICKSAFLPAHSRSSSPIGGGLEADSRSSSRGSLEELSQSRHRDPSSALSCGSTGGMKQKMLLDYNVFMAKYVNPQAPQRSPTATESPGPSPESSPKTTKKTRRSSEEPAEPEAPEAWVNAFVGRIFWDFLGEKYWADVVSKKIQMKLSKIRLPYVMNELTLTELDMGFSIPKILHASKPSVDHQGLWFDLEVSYTGSFLMTLETKMNLARLGKEGEGLGEQGKEWSRPRTYCLADSDEESSSAGSSDEEDPTELLSDRAILPGAEGYVGGHRPSKIMRFVDKIAKSKYFQKATETEFIKKKMEEVSNTPLLLTVEVQEFRGTLAVNIPPPPTDRIWYGFRSPPHLELKARPKLGEREVTLVHVTDWIEKKLDQEFQKIFVMPNMDDVWLPIMHSAMDTRSNANMVTVTNEALKDQEPEESEVSEE; this is encoded by the exons ATGAGCAGtcagggcagcagcagctggggAAGTGGCCAGCATGCTGACACTCCTCCACCTCGTCACACCCCTGGACCCAAGCTGCAGGTGCAGCGCTCCCTCTCTCGTGACACCATTACCATCCACTTCTCTGCTCTGGGGAAGGAGGAAGAcgacgaggaagaggagctcTACGGCATACCTCTTGAAATTAAATCTGAGCTTGATGTTGCCGGGGCTGAGGATCAGTCTGTCGCCACGGCCTTGGAGGcaagagaggagctgctgtttGAATCTGCTGGTACAGAGACCTCCTCTAGAGCTGCAGTACTTCCTGTTGCCTCGACTACCCTGTCTGTAGAGCCTGCCGACcttcccccacacacaccatcccCAGCTATGACTATTACCCCAACCTCCACGCACCCACACCTAAGCTCCACTCCTCCTGCCAGCTCCTCCTGGCCCTCTGAACGACCCTCCGCCATCCTCCCATCCTTGggctccagctcctcctccccttGCAAGTCTGCAGCGATGTCCTCCTCCAAGCCTTTCCTCAGCCTGGTCAGGTCCTTGTCTAACGATGTTGAGTCTCGAGAGACTACTCCTGCACCTACAAGTGCGCCATCGCACGCAAGGCACCGTCACTTAATGAAATCTTTTGTTAAGTCTCTTTCCACGGATACTTCAAAGGCTGAACATCAGGAAGGGCCTCTTCAACAGCAGCCATCTCAGCGGCCTCCACCTCGCAATATGCAGCTCTTCAAACAGTTCTCCCAGCCTCGCTTATGCTCCAGCCCCGTTGTTATCACTCAAGCAGGTGGAGACTCCAAAACAGCCCCTTCTTCACCCATCATGTCTCCAGATGGACGATCTTTCTTCAAGGTCCAAGAGGTGGAGGCCAGGATCGAGGATACCAAGCGACGGCTTTCAGAGGTGATGTCAGACCCCCTGCAGCTTTTCAGTAAGATCATGGGGGATGAGTCTGGCGGAGGAGCAGTGGGAAGTGCCACTCATCGTGCCAAAGCGCTGTCCTCCAGTGCGTCAGAGCTCAGCGCATTGACGGCGGTAAATGGACACACCGAAGGGAACAATAACTATAGCAtcaaggaggaggaaggggcagaagaggaagaaaccCCCACAGGCAAGGGTCctgattctgtttttttctccttcccaTCACTGGCCCCCGCCCCAGCCCTCACCCaggcctcctcctccactttctCCAGGTCTCCTTCCCTTACTCTTGGCCGCTGCTCCATGTCGGCATTAGTAGCCCGACAGGAAGACGAGGACTTCTGCGAACTGTACAGTGAAGACTTTGAGTTGTGTACCGATACAGAAACCCCAGACGGGGATCGCCCAGGCTCCCGGCAGCCCCACACTGGTAGCACTGGGCTGTGTAGTGAACttgacacagaggaggaggagaaagaggaggaggagttggaTACTGTACCTGTGACTGCCCTCATCTTCCTTACACAGTTGGTGTACTGGTATATAATCCTTCCAGTGCCTCCATATGTATGTTCGGTGGTGCACGGGATAGTAGCTGGTTTCATGTTGGCCTTGCTCGTCCTCTGGCTGTCCTCTCCTCGGGGCTCGTCGTCGGTGACGAGAAAAGGAAGGGGAAGGATGGAGAACTGGAATGTTGCCCATTTGGATATCAAAGAGCCAGGAACCTTCAAG GGATGGATGAATGAGATCCACTGCTACGACCCGGAGATGTACCACGCCACTTTGACCCACTCTGTTTACGTCCGTCTAGAGGGCTCCGTGCTGCGTCTGTCCAAACCCAACCGGAACATTTCCCGCCGTGCCACACATAATGAGCCTAAACCTGACGTCACTTACATCAGCCAGAAGATCTATGACCTGACGGACAGCAAG ATCAACCTGGTCCCCCAAAGCTTGGCTAGGAAGAGAGTATGGAACAAGAAGTATCCCATTTGCATTGAGTTGGCTAAGCAGGAGGACTTCATGTCCAAGACCCAGGTAGAGAAGCCCGATGCTGGGGAGGAGAAACTAGCAGCGCTGGGTGAGAAGCTAGAAGGAAGTGAATCAGAGCAGGTATCGGGATTAGGCTCAACAGAGGaacccaaaaaaacaacctctgcAGGCGGGGATCTGACAATCTACCTGTTTGGGAGAACGGGTCGGGAAAAAGAAGAGTGGTTCCGGAGATTTCTTCTAGCGTCCCGAATAAAGGCAGAGGGGAAAGGTGGAAGTCTGCCTGGCATCTGCAAGAGTG CCTTCTTGCCTGCCCACAGCCGCAGTAGCAGCCCT ATTGGGGGAGGCCTGGAGGCtgacagcaggagcagcagccgGGGAAGCCTGGAGGAGCTGTCGCAGTCTCGCCACAGAGacccctcctctgctctcagcTGTGGCTCTACTGGAGGGATGAAGCAGAAGATGCTGTTGGACTATAATGTCTTCATGGCCAAATATGTCAACCCCCAGGCACCACAGAGAAGCCCAACTGCCACTGAGAGCCCTGGGCCCAGCCCCGAAAGCAGCCCCAAAACTACTAAAAAG ACACGCAGGAGTTCAGAGGAACCTGCGGAGCCTGAGGCGCCTGAGGCCTGGGTCAACGCTTTTGTGGGACGGATATTCTGGGACTTCCTGGGAGAGAAATACTGGGCTGATGTAGTCTCCAAGAAGATCCAGATGAAGCTCAGTAAGATCAGG CTGCCATACGTTATGAACGAGCTGACATTGACGGAGCTAGACATGGGCTTTTCTATTCCTAAGATCCTTCATGCCTCCAAACCCTCTGTAGACCACCAAG GTCTGTGGTTCGATCTGGAGGTCTCCTATACCGGATCCTTCCTCATGACACTAGAAACCAAAATGAACCTGGCCCGTCTAGGGAAGGAGGGCGAGGGGCTTGGGGAGCAAGGAAAAGAGTG gtcCAGGCCACGGACTTACTGTCTGGCCGACAGCGATGAGGAATCGTCTAGTGCCGGCTCATCGGATGAAGAGGACCCCACCGAACTCCTCAGTGACAGAGCTATTCTTCCTGGAGCAGAGGG CTACGTGGGAGGCCACAGGCCCAGCAAGATTATGCGCTTTGTGGACAAGATAGCCAAGTCAAAGTACTTCCAGAAAGCCACAGAGACAGAGTTCAttaagaagaagatggaggaggtgTCAAATACGCCCCTGCTGCTAACTGTGGAGGTGCAGGAGTTTCGCGGGACGCTGGCTGTCAACATCCCACCACCCCCCACGGACAGGATATG GTATGGTTTCCGGAGTCCGCCTCACCTGGAGCTGAAAGCACGGCCTAAATTA GGTGAAAGGGAGGTGACTTTAGTTCATGTGACGGACTGGATTGAGAAGAAACTAGACCAGGAATTCCAG